In Kordiimonas pumila, a single genomic region encodes these proteins:
- a CDS encoding methyl-accepting chemotaxis protein gives MTFAGKIISSISGRLALMGGLIVVVFGFLGWFTYSENTQISHKLDHEAAINVQNENIIGMQTAALELLLTAMDSLIDNAEGEVSPERQAVAVASINTLRENAVAVRKSILFNLLHQELDIIDKAIENLNQTVAIDLYQAFKDKAPPSVFEQFDTDIDESGEALQATLDIAVTKVRLELKKSLQDSKQALDATNSTVLVIVFTAIIGITIIFFLFTRGITAPLGDIVSSMLKLSEGDRNIAAVNTRLVEIGRMARALQVFKNNAEENEKLQTQAEQERRERTEQEETHRLESAAQEREANERTLYEQQEAERKKAEDRLALANDFEASVRGIISSVAAAAKQLNGSAENLTEVAEDTKRETETAREATTQANTNVQAVAGATEEMSASVSEISQQVSHAAAISSGAVTTAEETNKQVGALSDAALKIGEVIKLITDIAAQTNLLALNATIEAARAGEAGRGFAVVASEVKNLASQTAKATEGITEQITAIQDQTKTAVGSVNGIKDVIANISQISTSIASAVEEQAAATQEISRNVSMASGGTQSISESVNVVNTKSTEVGSAANQVLTASSALMSQSDELSMQVEQFLKRLRQ, from the coding sequence ATGACTTTTGCGGGAAAAATAATTTCTTCTATCTCTGGGCGCTTGGCATTGATGGGTGGGCTTATTGTTGTTGTTTTTGGCTTTCTAGGCTGGTTTACCTATAGTGAAAACACTCAGATTAGCCATAAGCTAGACCATGAAGCTGCCATTAACGTGCAGAATGAAAATATTATTGGCATGCAAACTGCAGCACTTGAATTGCTGCTAACCGCAATGGATAGCCTTATTGATAATGCGGAAGGTGAGGTAAGCCCGGAGCGGCAAGCTGTTGCTGTTGCATCCATCAATACCCTTCGTGAAAATGCAGTGGCTGTTCGAAAAAGCATTCTATTTAACCTACTCCACCAAGAGCTTGACATTATTGATAAAGCTATTGAAAATCTAAACCAGACCGTTGCAATAGATCTTTATCAAGCCTTTAAAGACAAAGCGCCACCATCTGTTTTTGAGCAATTTGATACCGACATTGATGAAAGTGGTGAAGCCTTGCAGGCTACGCTTGATATTGCCGTCACTAAAGTCCGATTAGAACTGAAAAAATCGCTACAAGATAGCAAACAAGCCCTTGATGCTACAAACTCAACGGTTTTGGTGATTGTTTTTACGGCCATAATTGGTATCACGATTATATTCTTTCTTTTTACAAGAGGCATTACAGCCCCACTGGGTGACATAGTTTCTTCTATGCTAAAGCTGTCTGAGGGCGATAGAAATATCGCCGCAGTAAACACACGGTTGGTGGAAATTGGCCGTATGGCCAGAGCATTACAGGTTTTTAAAAACAATGCAGAAGAAAACGAAAAACTTCAGACACAAGCCGAACAAGAAAGACGCGAGCGCACTGAACAGGAAGAGACACACCGTTTAGAAAGTGCTGCACAAGAACGGGAAGCAAACGAACGCACACTGTATGAGCAACAAGAAGCCGAACGCAAAAAAGCCGAAGACCGCCTGGCGCTCGCCAATGACTTTGAAGCCAGTGTTCGCGGTATTATCAGTAGCGTAGCAGCAGCTGCAAAGCAGCTCAATGGATCTGCAGAAAACCTTACAGAAGTAGCGGAAGATACAAAACGCGAAACAGAAACCGCGCGCGAGGCTACCACACAAGCAAATACAAATGTGCAAGCAGTTGCTGGCGCGACCGAGGAAATGTCTGCTTCTGTTAGCGAAATTAGCCAACAAGTAAGCCATGCAGCCGCTATCTCAAGTGGAGCTGTAACAACTGCCGAGGAAACCAACAAACAGGTAGGGGCATTATCTGATGCAGCCCTTAAAATTGGTGAAGTGATTAAGCTAATTACCGACATTGCCGCCCAAACCAACCTGCTTGCCCTTAATGCCACCATTGAAGCCGCACGCGCCGGTGAAGCCGGACGCGGGTTTGCTGTCGTTGCAAGCGAAGTAAAAAATCTTGCATCCCAAACCGCAAAGGCTACCGAAGGCATTACAGAACAGATCACCGCCATTCAGGATCAGACCAAAACCGCCGTAGGATCGGTAAACGGTATTAAGGATGTGATTGCCAATATCAGCCAGATTTCCACCTCTATTGCGTCGGCTGTGGAAGAACAAGCCGCAGCAACACAGGAAATTAGCAGAAATGTTTCGATGGCTTCAGGTGGCACCCAGTCAATCAGTGAAAGTGTGAATGTAGTGAATACAAAATCGACCGAAGTGGGCAGCGCTGCCAATCAGGTTTTAACAGCATCTTCAGCCTTAATGTCACAGTCAGATGAACTCAGCATGCAAGTAGAACAGTTCCTGAAACGCCTACGGCAATAA
- a CDS encoding HD-GYP domain-containing protein — MSVVVTEDIFVDFALDMIGLNDPFTKEHCRETAELASNIASALSVPKNIAKSIRVAAFLHDVGKQAIPKEILSKPGKLSDEEYNLVKTHVIQGLTLMQNVKLDREAAKFISEHHERLDGSGYPLGLSQPYLSMGGQIVGVADVISALTSKRTYRKPMKLEGVIAILYDMKGTHFSEEIVTAAIQVMYDHGHQLFDD, encoded by the coding sequence ATGTCGGTTGTTGTAACCGAAGATATATTCGTGGATTTTGCGCTGGATATGATTGGCTTGAATGATCCTTTTACCAAGGAGCATTGCCGTGAAACTGCTGAATTAGCGAGTAATATTGCATCAGCGTTGAGTGTACCAAAAAATATAGCCAAATCTATTAGGGTGGCGGCTTTCCTGCATGATGTTGGAAAACAGGCTATTCCGAAAGAAATCTTGTCAAAACCGGGCAAGTTATCGGATGAAGAATATAATCTGGTGAAAACACATGTGATTCAGGGTTTAACACTGATGCAAAATGTAAAGCTGGACCGGGAAGCGGCCAAATTTATATCTGAGCATCACGAAAGGCTTGATGGATCGGGCTATCCTTTAGGGCTGTCACAACCCTACCTTTCTATGGGAGGTCAGATAGTGGGGGTGGCTGATGTTATTTCTGCGCTCACTAGCAAACGAACATACCGGAAGCCCATGAAGCTTGAAGGTGTTATTGCAATTCTATATGATATGAAAGGTACGCATTTTTCCGAAGAAATTGTTACTGCTGCCATTCAGGTTATGTATGATCATGGGCATCAATTATTTGATGACTAG
- a CDS encoding extracellular solute-binding protein: MKFSKILLASFFIAGLQPASAGDAITVNWYHGKEFLYPVVQAFTHDTGIKVTVTNSDDAFDTDVMFVPDFSTLERVENEQFSNIQSPERDARVPVQWRDEKGLWYGVVVRLRGIAYNADKISADKLTSVYGLMDPALKGRICLLEGSYKSNRSFLATLIVEDGEEKARAWAKAVRENAETKRVYDNDMDNISHIANGECDVALLDNYYYHYMREGKRTSKYNIPDSYTEQMPELTSKVSVIWPEQATRGTAANVTAVAVSKTTENREAALKFVDFILSDKGQELMAENVFKYPVVPGVEWPQRLKDMGRPKISDLNLNKLRGKIQIADKIYSETGWE; the protein is encoded by the coding sequence ATGAAGTTTTCTAAAATACTACTGGCAAGCTTTTTTATAGCAGGCTTGCAACCAGCAAGTGCGGGCGACGCCATCACAGTGAACTGGTACCACGGCAAAGAATTTCTTTATCCGGTTGTGCAGGCGTTTACCCACGACACCGGCATAAAAGTAACGGTTACAAATTCAGATGATGCGTTCGACACAGACGTGATGTTTGTGCCTGATTTTTCGACGCTAGAACGTGTTGAAAACGAGCAGTTTTCCAACATTCAATCGCCAGAACGTGACGCCCGTGTGCCCGTGCAGTGGCGTGATGAAAAAGGCCTTTGGTATGGTGTTGTTGTTCGACTACGCGGCATTGCCTACAATGCCGACAAAATAAGCGCGGATAAGCTTACCTCTGTTTACGGGCTGATGGACCCTGCTCTCAAGGGCCGTATATGCCTTCTCGAAGGTAGCTACAAATCAAACCGGTCTTTTCTTGCAACCCTGATTGTAGAAGACGGTGAAGAGAAAGCCCGTGCGTGGGCAAAAGCTGTTCGTGAAAATGCCGAAACCAAGCGGGTTTACGATAACGATATGGATAATATCAGCCATATCGCAAACGGCGAATGTGATGTCGCGCTTTTGGATAACTATTATTATCACTATATGCGCGAGGGCAAACGCACCAGCAAATATAACATTCCCGATAGTTACACTGAGCAAATGCCAGAACTTACATCAAAAGTAAGTGTTATTTGGCCAGAGCAGGCAACACGCGGCACAGCAGCTAACGTAACCGCAGTCGCCGTTTCCAAAACAACAGAAAACCGCGAGGCCGCCCTTAAATTTGTAGACTTTATCTTGTCTGACAAAGGCCAGGAACTGATGGCTGAGAATGTTTTTAAATACCCTGTCGTACCGGGTGTTGAATGGCCACAGCGATTGAAAGATATGGGCCGCCCCAAAATTAGCGACCTAAACCTGAATAAATTGCGCGGGAAAATTCAGATAGCTGATAAAATTTATTCCGAGACAGGCTGGGAATAA
- a CDS encoding sugar-transfer associated ATP-grasp domain-containing protein has translation MTKCLRPIPLNIFWHLIRPNPALVNHSPAYYALLVQQKSAIFLFFLFLVRLPLLAFMPLAIFIWALHWRRQKAAGLIGLIKRQFWCDYLTHLKNAVLYGILPSEYYYYDLESGDYSPALYTRKYETKGMHLLLNSGSGQDIQKLKNKERFTSVCSEAGIAAASISFVLDHSPLPETLPKSSLFIKPREGISGQNTHCFEYSNELYKNKKDGTEYNEAAFREELTQLGTNRPYLIQPLLTNCEALKILSPGGLATVRVVTARTTDGTYQITDAVLRMSGSPENITDNFNGGNIAAPIDPETGLLGAGVYNNRVGSLKDDVATHHPYTKAPIKGTCIPEWKQVQAFCLHAHEAGFSEFVHIGWDVAITETGIMMIEGNWNPGFAMLQRLSGTPLGASALGAVLNDHFKEHLKAGTPLNGVV, from the coding sequence ATGACAAAATGCCTGCGGCCCATCCCCTTGAATATTTTCTGGCATTTAATACGCCCGAACCCGGCGCTCGTGAACCATTCACCCGCCTATTATGCCCTGTTAGTGCAACAAAAATCAGCCATTTTCCTTTTCTTTCTGTTTTTGGTGCGGCTCCCGCTTCTCGCTTTCATGCCACTTGCAATTTTTATATGGGCGCTTCATTGGCGGCGCCAAAAAGCTGCAGGCCTCATAGGCCTTATAAAGCGCCAATTCTGGTGTGACTATCTCACCCACCTTAAAAATGCGGTTTTATACGGTATTTTGCCTTCTGAATATTATTATTACGATCTGGAAAGCGGCGACTACAGCCCCGCCCTTTATACCCGTAAGTATGAAACCAAAGGCATGCACCTACTCCTGAACAGTGGGTCTGGGCAGGACATTCAAAAACTCAAGAACAAGGAACGCTTTACAAGCGTATGCAGCGAAGCGGGTATTGCTGCAGCCAGCATTTCTTTTGTGCTAGACCACAGCCCCTTGCCCGAAACATTACCAAAATCCAGTTTATTCATTAAACCCCGTGAGGGCATTAGCGGCCAAAACACGCACTGCTTTGAATATAGTAACGAGCTCTACAAAAATAAAAAAGATGGTACCGAATATAATGAAGCGGCTTTCAGGGAAGAGCTAACACAGCTTGGCACAAATAGGCCCTATCTTATTCAACCTTTGCTTACTAACTGTGAAGCTCTTAAAATACTGTCTCCCGGCGGCCTTGCAACAGTGCGGGTAGTAACAGCTAGAACAACAGACGGTACATACCAGATAACAGACGCAGTTTTGCGCATGTCCGGTAGCCCGGAGAATATAACCGACAACTTTAACGGCGGTAATATTGCGGCCCCCATAGACCCTGAAACCGGCCTGCTCGGCGCTGGTGTCTATAACAATAGGGTAGGTAGTTTGAAGGATGATGTAGCCACACACCACCCCTATACAAAGGCCCCCATTAAAGGTACCTGCATCCCCGAATGGAAACAGGTTCAGGCATTTTGCCTCCATGCCCATGAAGCCGGCTTTAGCGAGTTTGTGCATATAGGCTGGGATGTGGCAATTACAGAAACGGGCATCATGATGATCGAAGGTAACTGGAACCCGGGTTTTGCCATGCTCCAGCGGTTAAGTGGCACACCTCTTGGCGCAAGTGCCCTAGGTGCCGTTTTAAATGATCATTTTAAAGAACACCTGAAAGCCGGGACACCGCTTAATGGGGTGGTATAA
- a CDS encoding metal-dependent hydrolase family protein: MAYQTGLIQKAVAAIALAGGISSLVTATDVTVIYAGELLAVPGKASEKNKTVVIKDGIISEVRDGFADSAEFGEGAKLVDLKNSFVMPGMMDMHVHLQGELGPKNDSEKLRFSDADNGMHSVLFAKRTLDAGFTTVRDLGSEPTHIFALRDAAAKGWVAAPRIIAAGSAVAATGGHGDVDGMRHDLLEKYTPKTICDGADDCRHAVRTAVKYGADVIKITATGGVLSDTNTGTGQQMTDDELKEVMDTAHSLGRKVAAHAHDAVGINAALKAGVDSIEHGSYADAESVKLFKKTGAYLVPTLLAGDTVVKMAEGSDFMPTAIKEKAIRVGADLMKNFSNAYKAGVKIAYGTDSGVSHHGDNAKEAILMEKAGMPAMEVLKSATVNTADLISMSDKLGTLEAGKYADIIAMDGSPLADLHELLDVDFVMKSGVIYKQN, from the coding sequence ATGGCATATCAAACAGGACTGATACAAAAAGCAGTAGCAGCAATAGCACTGGCAGGCGGGATTTCCAGCCTTGTTACTGCAACTGATGTTACAGTTATCTATGCAGGGGAACTGCTAGCGGTGCCGGGTAAGGCGTCAGAGAAAAACAAAACTGTCGTTATTAAAGACGGCATCATCAGTGAGGTACGAGACGGCTTTGCCGATAGTGCTGAATTCGGCGAGGGTGCAAAGCTAGTAGACCTTAAAAACAGCTTTGTTATGCCGGGCATGATGGACATGCATGTACACCTCCAAGGCGAACTTGGTCCAAAAAATGATAGCGAAAAGCTAAGATTTTCAGATGCCGACAACGGCATGCACAGCGTGCTGTTTGCAAAACGCACTCTTGACGCGGGTTTTACAACAGTGCGCGATTTGGGCAGCGAACCAACCCATATTTTTGCACTGCGTGATGCCGCTGCAAAAGGCTGGGTCGCAGCACCCCGCATTATAGCCGCAGGCAGTGCTGTTGCGGCAACGGGCGGGCACGGCGATGTCGACGGTATGCGTCATGACCTGCTGGAAAAATACACACCGAAAACTATCTGCGACGGTGCGGATGATTGCCGCCATGCTGTGCGCACTGCTGTAAAATACGGCGCAGATGTTATTAAAATAACGGCGACTGGCGGTGTGCTTTCTGACACTAATACAGGCACAGGCCAGCAAATGACCGACGACGAACTAAAAGAAGTTATGGACACAGCCCACAGTTTAGGCCGTAAAGTGGCCGCACACGCCCATGATGCAGTGGGTATTAATGCGGCACTTAAAGCAGGTGTTGACAGCATTGAACATGGGTCCTATGCCGACGCTGAATCCGTGAAGCTTTTCAAAAAAACGGGGGCATACCTTGTGCCTACTCTGCTTGCAGGGGATACAGTTGTGAAAATGGCAGAAGGCAGTGATTTCATGCCCACCGCCATTAAGGAAAAAGCCATACGGGTTGGCGCTGATCTGATGAAAAACTTCAGTAATGCCTACAAGGCAGGCGTGAAAATAGCTTACGGCACTGATAGTGGTGTCTCGCATCACGGTGATAATGCAAAAGAGGCTATCCTTATGGAAAAAGCGGGCATGCCTGCTATGGAAGTGTTGAAATCTGCAACCGTAAACACGGCTGACCTCATTAGTATGTCAGACAAACTGGGCACGCTTGAGGCAGGTAAATATGCTGACATTATTGCAATGGACGGCAGCCCACTTGCTGACCTTCATGAACTGCTTGATGTTGATTTTGTTATGAAATCTGGCGTGATTTACAAGCAGAACTAA
- a CDS encoding TIGR03862 family flavoprotein, translating into MPQETTEMLDVAIIGAGPAGLMAAEVLAEKGLKAVVFDAMPTPARKLLMAGKSGLNITYIEALNTFVTRYGERAESIRPALEAFTPDQVRTWADGLGAETFTGSSRRVFPRVMKASPLLRAWLARLSGAGVILRPRHRWTGWGEAGTLLFTAPEGLVAVKAKAVILALGGTSWPRLGADGSWQKYLTEKGVEIAPFRPANCGFNCHWSPYFIEKFAGTPVKNIILSVGEQRVQGDFVISKYGIEGSAVYGLAALIRDRLSEGQNSDLQLDLVPGRTIERLKADLAKPKGKKSFATHLKRVTGLAGVKAGLVRECVGADDIADPNRLAMAIKSISLPVISPRPVAEAISVAGGVSFSAVDSNLMLKSVPGIFCAGEMLDWEAPTGGYLITACLAQGKQAAEGAINWLQR; encoded by the coding sequence ATGCCCCAAGAGACAACTGAAATGCTTGATGTTGCCATTATAGGGGCTGGCCCTGCGGGCCTTATGGCGGCAGAAGTGCTGGCAGAAAAAGGCCTAAAGGCTGTTGTTTTTGATGCGATGCCAACACCGGCACGCAAACTTTTAATGGCAGGAAAATCAGGCCTCAATATTACATACATTGAAGCGCTCAACACCTTTGTTACCCGGTACGGGGAACGCGCGGAAAGTATCAGGCCTGCACTTGAAGCCTTTACACCAGATCAGGTGCGTACATGGGCTGACGGACTGGGAGCTGAAACCTTTACAGGGTCATCGCGGCGTGTTTTTCCGCGTGTGATGAAGGCTTCCCCTTTGCTGCGGGCATGGCTTGCGCGGCTTTCTGGTGCAGGGGTTATACTTAGGCCCCGCCACCGCTGGACAGGGTGGGGTGAAGCCGGAACGTTATTATTTACAGCCCCTGAGGGGTTGGTCGCGGTAAAAGCAAAAGCGGTTATACTGGCGCTGGGTGGTACAAGCTGGCCGCGCTTAGGGGCTGACGGTAGCTGGCAAAAATACCTGACTGAAAAAGGGGTGGAGATAGCCCCGTTTCGCCCTGCCAATTGCGGCTTTAATTGCCACTGGAGCCCTTATTTCATAGAGAAATTTGCTGGCACACCAGTTAAAAACATTATTCTCTCTGTAGGTGAGCAACGGGTGCAGGGTGATTTTGTCATTAGTAAATACGGCATAGAGGGAAGTGCTGTCTACGGCCTTGCGGCACTTATCCGTGATCGATTGTCGGAAGGCCAAAACTCAGACCTGCAACTGGATTTGGTGCCAGGTAGAACGATTGAGCGTTTAAAGGCAGATCTGGCCAAACCAAAAGGCAAAAAATCTTTTGCAACGCATCTGAAGCGCGTAACGGGCTTGGCAGGGGTTAAAGCCGGTTTAGTGCGCGAGTGTGTGGGGGCAGACGATATAGCAGACCCAAACCGCTTGGCTATGGCCATTAAATCTATATCTCTACCGGTTATAAGCCCGCGTCCAGTGGCAGAGGCCATTAGCGTGGCTGGGGGTGTTTCGTTCAGTGCGGTAGACAGCAACCTGATGCTTAAAAGTGTGCCGGGTATATTCTGTGCCGGTGAAATGCTGGACTGGGAAGCCCCAACGGGTGGCTATCTGATTACGGCCTGCCTTGCACAAGGTAAACAGGCCGCTGAAGGCGCGATAAACTGGTTACAAAGATAA
- a CDS encoding sterol desaturase family protein has translation MEQIIFIADRMLGAAKRLTEAPYLLSTLAFVLAAWAYEIKKGTATFNFVKYCFPKQVFLHPSARFDYKYFLFDRVFITGMHALGLVLLGLAVNKAVPFYEGISDNNFLITIFYTAVLAIAYDFGKFIAHYLEHFVPFLWQFHRLHHSAGVLTPITNYRAHPVDRIMAALCTLAMRFVVTGVFLLIFPGELTVVEILGSNALQLFINMLGSSLGHSHVWISYGRVLNHIFISPAQHQIHHSSEERHLDKNMGLKLAVWDWMFGTLYVPKEREQFKLGLKGENWEVPTSVFDAYVGPFKRLKDPVNRALTRRGAEEKSAPADTETEREAA, from the coding sequence ATGGAACAGATTATTTTCATTGCAGATAGAATGCTTGGGGCTGCTAAACGGCTGACAGAGGCGCCGTACCTTTTATCTACGCTTGCTTTTGTACTTGCAGCATGGGCATACGAGATAAAGAAAGGTACAGCCACCTTTAATTTTGTAAAATATTGCTTCCCGAAACAGGTTTTTCTACATCCCTCTGCCCGGTTTGATTATAAATATTTCCTGTTTGATCGGGTCTTTATTACCGGGATGCATGCTTTGGGGCTGGTTCTTCTGGGACTTGCGGTCAATAAAGCTGTGCCATTTTATGAAGGCATTAGCGACAATAATTTCCTGATTACGATTTTTTATACAGCAGTTTTGGCGATAGCCTATGATTTTGGTAAGTTTATCGCCCATTACCTAGAGCATTTTGTGCCGTTTTTGTGGCAATTTCACCGGCTGCACCATTCGGCGGGGGTGCTAACGCCGATCACAAATTACCGCGCCCACCCGGTTGATCGTATTATGGCAGCCCTGTGCACGCTGGCGATGCGTTTTGTAGTAACAGGCGTGTTTTTACTTATATTCCCGGGGGAGCTGACTGTAGTGGAAATTCTGGGCTCGAACGCGTTGCAACTTTTTATAAACATGCTTGGCAGCAGTCTTGGTCATTCCCACGTCTGGATATCATACGGCCGGGTTTTAAATCATATTTTTATCAGCCCGGCACAGCACCAAATTCATCATTCCAGCGAAGAACGCCACCTTGATAAAAACATGGGCCTTAAGCTTGCGGTATGGGACTGGATGTTTGGTACCCTTTATGTGCCAAAAGAGCGCGAGCAGTTTAAGTTGGGCTTAAAGGGCGAAAATTGGGAAGTGCCAACGTCTGTTTTTGATGCCTATGTTGGCCCGTTCAAGCGCCTGAAAGACCCTGTTAATAGGGCACTTACCCGCCGCGGCGCAGAAGAAAAATCTGCGCCAGCAGATACTGAAACGGAACGGGAAGCCGCTTAA
- a CDS encoding TonB-dependent receptor, translating to MYRLTGKHTACATAISLCLGAFTAQTATAQTAADSDEIFDEIIVTALKRSTSLQETPAAISAISSETLRSMGATGLDDVFRFVPGLVVQEGETGGGRGRLSVRGIRSQGEATLGLYYDETPIIGSNGTSSDPGGRTGDLNLFDIERVEVLRGPQGTLYGASSMGGAIRILFNKPNFEEYEGEVLGQMTDTKGGGFGYAVKGMVNVPFNEKFAARLVLSTQDTDGYVDNVTLGRDNVNDSEQQGGRLILGFKPSDTVNFTLTGVFQKSTLDGSAYFDETLGFYNSNDPVLLSYEENFKMISGVLDWDLGFATLTSSTGWQKSKTNRTVDATATVNTSISFPTTPCRIYFGLTSPDSCTADQIDEYTAYAETRTPGFFYAVLDNEVFTQEIRLSSNDSGPFQWTVGGYYEKRDDHIDSYVVTADAETGELITPIDVTGLRYIQNDVKQTALFAEASYEVIEDLTLTAGIRRYNYKKTISGEVLIPSAPTFQAPGDYSSVDADASGWVTKYGADYKINDDIMVYATIAEGFRPGGVNNTPNLPTNLEIYDADSLWNYEIGLKTSWFDNKLIFNTSLFRTDWKNMQITGSTPDNVFRYLTNAGSARVEGIEFDAMLRPTSGLTFTATFAYLDAYLTEDQSNENVLVVSSTGLKGDKIPYVPEYTASLSAEYITPVTDTLNAIARLDYSYTGESANGFRPTYLYYATFGDYSMINARLGLEAADWKVSLFARNLMNSKGITNNGGAGTLIALTPRTIGINLGYSF from the coding sequence GTGTATAGATTAACCGGCAAACATACAGCCTGCGCTACAGCAATTAGCCTATGCCTTGGAGCATTTACCGCTCAAACGGCGACTGCGCAGACAGCAGCAGATAGTGATGAAATTTTTGACGAAATTATCGTAACCGCTCTCAAGCGCTCCACTTCATTACAGGAAACACCAGCAGCCATTAGTGCTATTTCCAGTGAAACACTGAGAAGCATGGGTGCAACAGGTCTGGATGATGTCTTCCGTTTTGTACCCGGTCTTGTCGTGCAAGAAGGCGAAACCGGCGGCGGCCGAGGCAGACTTTCTGTACGCGGCATTAGAAGCCAAGGCGAAGCAACACTTGGCCTATATTATGATGAAACTCCTATTATCGGCTCAAACGGCACCAGCTCTGACCCCGGTGGTCGTACCGGCGACCTGAATCTTTTTGATATCGAACGGGTTGAAGTGCTGCGCGGCCCACAAGGCACCCTATACGGCGCCAGTTCCATGGGCGGTGCTATTCGTATTCTGTTTAACAAGCCAAACTTCGAAGAGTATGAAGGCGAAGTGCTCGGCCAAATGACAGACACCAAAGGCGGCGGTTTTGGGTATGCTGTGAAGGGCATGGTGAATGTACCCTTCAACGAAAAGTTTGCAGCCCGTCTGGTTCTCAGCACACAGGACACAGATGGCTATGTCGATAATGTCACGCTTGGGCGCGATAACGTGAACGATTCCGAGCAGCAAGGCGGCAGGTTAATACTGGGTTTCAAACCATCAGACACGGTAAATTTTACCTTGACCGGTGTTTTCCAGAAATCAACGCTGGATGGCTCAGCCTATTTTGATGAGACCTTAGGCTTTTATAACAGTAACGACCCTGTGCTTTTGTCATACGAAGAAAACTTCAAAATGATCAGCGGCGTTCTGGACTGGGATCTGGGCTTTGCTACGCTGACATCCTCAACGGGGTGGCAAAAATCAAAAACCAACAGAACAGTAGATGCAACAGCTACAGTTAACACATCCATTTCGTTTCCAACAACACCGTGCCGCATCTATTTTGGCCTAACATCCCCTGACAGCTGTACGGCAGATCAGATTGATGAATACACAGCTTATGCCGAAACTCGCACACCCGGGTTTTTCTATGCCGTACTTGATAACGAAGTGTTCACGCAGGAAATAAGGCTATCGTCCAATGACAGTGGCCCCTTTCAGTGGACCGTTGGTGGATACTATGAAAAACGCGACGACCACATCGACAGCTATGTTGTAACAGCTGACGCTGAAACAGGTGAGCTGATTACACCCATTGATGTAACTGGTCTTCGCTACATTCAAAATGATGTGAAGCAAACCGCTCTGTTTGCAGAAGCAAGCTATGAAGTTATAGAAGACCTAACCCTAACAGCAGGCATACGGCGCTATAATTATAAAAAGACAATTTCAGGTGAAGTTTTAATCCCGAGTGCACCTACATTTCAGGCACCAGGTGACTATAGTTCAGTAGATGCTGATGCCTCTGGCTGGGTAACCAAATACGGCGCTGACTATAAAATCAATGACGACATTATGGTGTATGCAACTATCGCTGAAGGCTTTCGTCCCGGCGGTGTGAACAACACCCCTAATTTGCCAACAAACCTTGAAATATATGATGCAGATAGCCTGTGGAACTATGAAATCGGTCTAAAAACATCGTGGTTCGATAATAAGCTGATTTTCAATACCAGCCTGTTCCGCACAGACTGGAAAAACATGCAAATTACCGGATCCACCCCCGATAACGTATTCCGGTATCTCACCAACGCAGGCTCTGCCCGTGTTGAAGGGATAGAATTTGACGCCATGCTGCGCCCAACAAGCGGCCTGACATTTACAGCGACATTTGCCTACCTCGACGCTTACCTGACAGAAGACCAGTCTAACGAGAATGTTCTGGTGGTATCCAGCACTGGCTTGAAAGGCGATAAAATACCGTATGTACCAGAATATACGGCATCTCTTTCTGCAGAATATATCACGCCTGTCACAGACACCCTTAATGCGATTGCCAGGCTTGATTATTCGTATACAGGCGAATCTGCCAATGGCTTTAGGCCAACATACCTCTACTATGCCACTTTTGGTGATTATAGCATGATTAATGCACGCCTCGGCCTGGAGGCCGCTGACTGGAAGGTGTCCCTGTTTGCCCGTAATCTGATGAACAGTAAGGGCATCACCAATAACGGCGGCGCGGGTACACTTATTGCGCTCACACCGCGCACAATCGGCATTAACTTAGGCTATAGCTTCTAA